The Sparus aurata chromosome 15, fSpaAur1.1, whole genome shotgun sequence genomic interval CATCCCCAAATAAATCTGACGGAAAATTGTTTCGTTATTGACCTGCATGCAATAAAGTCTTTCTGTGTAATAACAAAATTTGTCTTCACGAATCAATCGCCGCAATTTGTCTTCACGAGTCAATCGCCTGATAGCCGCCAATGTATGGTTGCAAACACAGATCAGTTCACCTCTTATACTATCAGTTACGTGTTGGTGTTTAGCGTTGCGCAGTAAAGATGTCAGCTATCTCTTTCCCATGGTGACATCTTTGTGGTGTTTTGTCACGCAGATCTAGTTTTGACTGGTTTGATCTAGTCCCGTGAGCATGCGCACTTGGTGTAAACAGGAAGAACCGACGAAAAACCAGGGCAAATCTACCAGAAACAGAGGAAGATGGTCGGACAAAAACGAACAGACGACTTGTTTTTTCTCAGTTAttaacacacagaaatgttgccCTGTACCGAATGATAATATTTTCGTAAGGTCTTTTTGAAGCAGTCCGTAATTTTCCGACAACTTTGATAGACTCGCTAATACGGTAAGCTAGCTAAcgtcagacagacagtgacgATTTACCGTTTTTCCTGCAGGTTTAGCTCATTTGTGGTCTTAACTAACGCGAGCGCACATTTGAAAATAACGCGGAACTCTCAAAAATTGGTGGCTTTTCGTTGCACCGAGAGCAATCTCTGACAATGGTTCAAAAAGATAAGACTCTGGAGCCGCCTCCAGTGGACGCCGAGCAGAGCCCCAGCCCAGTCTCCGGAGAGGCTTGTGCCGAGGCCCCTGGCCCGGTGGAACAGTCCGGCATTGCAGTCGAACCGATCGGACACAGAAAATTCATAAGTGGAGTCGTGGAAGGTAACGAtgacattagaaatagggtgaaaacattcaaatgtgaCGTGCGACCTGCATTTATGTGCATGCAATCAAAAGTAGGTCATCAAAATGGCACATTCTTGATTATTGATGATAACGTTAACTGTTATCAGTGTGAAATACAAGTCATCAGGCGAGTGTGCAATTGGCGTGCAATCGGAAGTCAATAGTAAGATATCGCTTGAAAATCAGGAAGATACAAGGGGCGGGTTAATATATATAGGTCATACGGTGAAAGGTAAAACCAGTAATCTATGcagattattattaacactGATCATTCTTCAAGGTGAGGAATTCTTTGCTTCAGTTGTCAATATTGAATGGTTTGGCTTCTGAtcagattaaatgaaaaaaattaagacatggcacttacctttcataaaaGGACTCAAAATGGTCATATTCAGACTTTTTGTCACTGTATGCACTAAATGATTGAAGGCCAATGCGTACCAatccaagaaagaaaaaataaaaatgtgcatgtCTAAGGGCACTTCCAGCCTAGCCTTCACCTGAGGGCAGATTGTTGTGGCTGTAAAGCAGCTCAACGTGCACTGCAGACTGCATGGAAACTGAATGTATTGTTTGCTGCTGCAGGCTTTTATGGTCGGCCATGGACGATGGAGCAGAGGAAAGAGTTGTTTAGAAGGTACGATCAATTATGTTAATTATTCAAGCAAGCATGTTATTGAAATAACATGAGTAATACAGCTGTATGGTGTTTGAGCTGTTATACTGAgtttgcacaacattgcatttCACAGGCAGCAGAAATGGGGACTGAATACATACCTTTATGCACCCAAAGATGACTACAAGCACAGAATGTTCTGGAGAGAGCTGTACTCAGTGGAAGAAGCAGGTGACTATACAGAGCATCTCTTTGGATCAGCTGGCTTGGGGCAAGGAAAATGAATAATACCTAGTTATCTGAGTTAAAAGAGTCAATCTGCCTAAAAGGTATTTTTAGATAAGTTGTTATAAATGCACAAATAATGCATTCAGAAAGTGACTTTCCCTAATTGTCTCCTAGAACAACTCATGACTTTAATTGCTGCTGCTACTGAGCATGGGATAGAGTTCATCTATGCCATTTCCCCCGGGCTGGACATCACCTTCTCCAATCAGAAAGAGGTTTCTGCACTCAAGAGGAAACTTGATCAGGTATTGCAGCATATTGTATGAGAGAAGTATGAACAAGGCATTGATTCAAGCTTTCCATGTATGTCTTTGTTATTCTGTCTCtatatatactatactatatactaTATCAGACTTCTAACCCCTTTATCTTCCCCCCAGGTTACTCACTTTGGCTGCAAGTCATTTGCCTTACTTTTTGATGATATTGACCACAACATGTGCCCTGCTGACAAGGAGGTGTTCAGCTCATTTGCACACGCTCAGGTTTCCATAACCAACGAAATCTACCAGTACCTTGGAGAGCCTGAAACCTTCCTCTTCTGCCCCACAGGTACTTCTGTCTGTTCCGTCTGTCTGAATCTTTTGGGCATGTTACAAAATTGTTTAATCTTCTTGTTTAttcataatgttttttgttttctttccctaACAACCAGAGTACTGTGGAACATTCTGCTACCCAAATGTCCCTCAGTCTCCCTACCTCCACACAgtaggagagaagctgctgcctgGTATCGACGTGTTATGGACAGGTGAGTTCAACACAGTTTCCTGTCAACTGACCAACAACATTCCTATAGTTAAACGTACTGTGATACTTGCCTTAATAATTAATTgggatgtgttttcttttctgcaggCCCCAAGGTGGTGTCCAAAGATATCACAGTGGACTCTATTGAGGAAGTGTCAAAAATCCTAAGAAGAGCCCCGGTGATCTGGGACAACATTCATGCCAATGATTACGACCAGAAGAGGCTTTTCTTGGGTCCATACAAAGGCCGCTCCACAGAGCTTATCCCCAGGCTGAAGGGAGTCCTCACCAACCCAAATTGCGAGTTTGAGTCCAACTTTGTGGCGATCCACACCCTGGCCACCTGGTATAAGTCTAATATGAATGGGGTACGCAAGGATGTGGTAATGAGTAAGTATGATCCCACATTTTACTAATTTGGAATGTTTAACGGGGGAAACATTGTGAGCTCCTGTGATACTGCAGGTCATTGATGAattcttctgtgtttgtgtctccatCTTGCCCTTTACCAGCTGATGGGGAGGACAGCACAGTGTCCATCCAGATCAAGTTAGAGAACGAGGGCAGTGATGAAGAACTAGAGACCGACATGCTCTACAGCCCACAGCTGGCTCTAAAACTGGCTCTCACAGAATGGCTCGGGGAGTTTTGTGTTCCTCATCAATACAACAGTAAGATCACTTCCATTACCTTATCATATCTGTATGCTAATGGATTTTCTAGCAGTGATACTTGGATTACACCCACAGTGTTGGCATGAAGAGCCTAAAACGGTAATTTTATGACTGAAGCACATGATGCAGTGAGGCTCAACTCTGTCTTTCAGGCCGACAGGTGCCTCAAAGTGGTGCCAAAAGCACAGCCATCGATGTGTCATCCATggctgctccctctctctgctcttccACAACAGTCACAACTGTGTTCCAGCAGCCCATAATGTCTCCAGCCATGCCACCTCTGTGTCTGGATCCACTTGCACACCCCTTGGCAAAAATAccacaggaggaagaggaggtgagcAGTAGCACTTGAATGATTGGAAAGCATAGTGAATGCTTCTTCTAGATACCAAGTCCTGAAACCATTTAGAATATATTGAACTATAACTCCTTCATACAATAATTTTTTCAGCGTTCAGCTCACGTACTGTGCCTAATTGTTTCTGTGTGGTTTGGTACAATACAGAACATAACCCATctttcttttacatttgtttCTTGGGGAGTTAAGTATCTGTCTATGGTTCTACAAGTATTTTTGTACTTTCCctgtgcaggtggaggtggagaagaagGATTCAGATGAAGAGCCCATGGAGATGGTGGTTGAGAAGATGGTGGATGAGCCAGAGGCAGAGGCTGACCCAGAGGAGAAGCATGATGGTCCTGTCCTTGCTGATAAGATGGCTGAAGACCTGAAGCCCATGGATACAGACAAGGAGAGTCTGGCAGAGTCAAAGTCCCCTGAAGAGTCTATTCAGGAGGACTCTGGGAGCGATATCGCCCCTATGCAGACGGATGATCAGCTCAAGCAGGTGGCGCAAACATTTGTGAGTTACTTTTTTCCAACTTTATAATGAAAGCAAAAACAAGTTGGGCTTCTCTACAGAGCTTGAGATGATTATTGTTGACGTGTGTCCTCAGGATGTGTTTGTGCCTGGGCCCAATGAGAAGCCCCTGTTCACAGCAGAGCCCCTCACAGTTGATGACCTCAGCTTGCTGGCAGAGCTCTTCTACCTGCCTTATGAACATGGAAACAAGGCTGTGCAGATGTTAAAGGAGTTCAACTGGCTGAGAGCTAACAGCAGCGTTGTCAGTGTCAACTGCAAGAGAAAGGAGACCGAGAAGGTGGGCTCATTGTTCCAATTAACATGCAGGATGAGAGAAAGAGGTCTATCTGAGGAATCTAGTTCATTATTAACTCTACCCGCGTGTGATAAGTGTTGGttgttgaaaacaaaatggtggATGTGTACTACCCATACTGTCCATTGGGTGGTGTGGTTATGAAAGGAGATAGAGTGCGCCTGCACAACAGAGCATTATGGGTTCTGTATCTGTGTTAACCACAGCTTCCCTTATTCAGACATCTGCTTCGTTTAACATGACACAGAaagtgtaaataataaaatgtgtcagCATTGTGTCTTATTGGCACACGTGAATGAAAGAGAGccattgtaaaaaataaaaggtctACTGTTCCTGCTATGAGTTTGTAAAAATTCCCTCTGTACAAAAAGACCTTCTACAAACCAAAATGGTTACATGATGACCATTTCCAACACTATTGCCTGCAGGTAGCAGAATGGCAGTCAAGGGCAGAGAAGTTCGAGGAGATGTGCTGCTCAGTCATCCAGATGTTCACGCGGCTGTCCAATTCAGCCAACCGCACCATCCTCTACGACCTCTACCCTTACATCTGGGACATCAAGAGCATCATTTCTATGGTCAAGTCTTTTGTCCAGTGGCTAGGTATGTCTGAATGGAACCATAAGGCGCTTAGACTTAGAGAGCAGTAGCATAGCTGTAGTGTGAGCAAGTCTGGTAGTCCTGACTTTTGAtgttcacagaaacacatttatgcACAAATCATTCAATCACCTTAAGATAATATTTAAGAAAGTACTCCGATGATTGATTATTTAGCTGCATGGAGTATGTTGTAGTCCAGTGCTATTTAGTTTAATTAGGCAAATTTATAATTATTTCATGCATCTCACACTGTTGGTAGAATTACTGATCAAATACCTCCAGAAATAAGGCTCTACAGATCTTGACCACCACCTGTAAACAAGGTGAAAATCTGAGTAGTGGCCCAATATTTAACCGATGAGTTATTTAAACATCAGCTTAGCACAAATCAGGTCAGATGCATCAGCTCTCAATGTTTATGATTCAATGAATTGCTCTTGTTTCACACATGtttattgtttcctttttttttcatttgactgAATGCCGCTTGCACTGCTAGCATCCTCCTTATTTACTCCATAACAAGCGACTCCATCTTGGTGGTATCTAAACTGGGCCTCTTGTGGCAAACGTCCCAGCAGGGTTACTGCTGCTTGCTGTGTATCCAGTAACATCACTGCTGCATTCCCACACGGACACACTTGcttccatctctctgtctgtggggATGGGAGCCAGGGGGAAGTCCCCATCCCCCCTTCCTCCATGCCCTAGCGCGCACGCGAGCTTGGAGAGCAAGTTGACTGACTGATTGTTGAAGGCCATTCTGGTGCATAGATATCTGAAACAGT includes:
- the oga gene encoding protein O-GlcNAcase isoform X1, whose product is MVQKDKTLEPPPVDAEQSPSPVSGEACAEAPGPVEQSGIAVEPIGHRKFISGVVEGFYGRPWTMEQRKELFRRQQKWGLNTYLYAPKDDYKHRMFWRELYSVEEAEQLMTLIAAATEHGIEFIYAISPGLDITFSNQKEVSALKRKLDQVTHFGCKSFALLFDDIDHNMCPADKEVFSSFAHAQVSITNEIYQYLGEPETFLFCPTEYCGTFCYPNVPQSPYLHTVGEKLLPGIDVLWTGPKVVSKDITVDSIEEVSKILRRAPVIWDNIHANDYDQKRLFLGPYKGRSTELIPRLKGVLTNPNCEFESNFVAIHTLATWYKSNMNGVRKDVVMTDGEDSTVSIQIKLENEGSDEELETDMLYSPQLALKLALTEWLGEFCVPHQYNSRQVPQSGAKSTAIDVSSMAAPSLCSSTTVTTVFQQPIMSPAMPPLCLDPLAHPLAKIPQEEEEVEVEKKDSDEEPMEMVVEKMVDEPEAEADPEEKHDGPVLADKMAEDLKPMDTDKESLAESKSPEESIQEDSGSDIAPMQTDDQLKQVAQTFDVFVPGPNEKPLFTAEPLTVDDLSLLAELFYLPYEHGNKAVQMLKEFNWLRANSSVVSVNCKRKETEKVAEWQSRAEKFEEMCCSVIQMFTRLSNSANRTILYDLYPYIWDIKSIISMVKSFVQWLDGRIHSTSFYCFWIDSGRWCRSQSSAQFLRGDQEPWAFRGGLAGEFQRLLPIEGANDLFYQPPPSLPTSKLYSIRPYFPKDEAAVYKICKEMYCEGLEDIPFPDDDPDLIGDRLVGGLLTLSSEYGFVLEDDEGICGYALGTVDVKPFIKKCEMNWIPFMQEKYNKPDCQKDLTEAEKMMLSFHEEEEGLPDSFLSNFPSLIKVDIHGKVTDPSVAKSMMGCLLSSLKANGSLGAFCKVRQTDKRMLDFYSKLGCFEVAKMEGFPKDIIIMGRSL
- the oga gene encoding protein O-GlcNAcase isoform X2, encoding MVQKDKTLEPPPVDAEQSPSPVSGEACAEAPGPVEQSGIAVEPIGHRKFISGVVEGFYGRPWTMEQRKELFRRQQKWGLNTYLYAPKDDYKHRMFWRELYSVEEAEQLMTLIAAATEHGIEFIYAISPGLDITFSNQKEVSALKRKLDQVTHFGCKSFALLFDDIDHNMCPADKEVFSSFAHAQVSITNEIYQYLGEPETFLFCPTEYCGTFCYPNVPQSPYLHTVGEKLLPGIDVLWTGPKVVSKDITVDSIEEVSKILRRAPVIWDNIHANDYDQKRLFLGPYKGRSTELIPRLKGVLTNPNCEFESNFVAIHTLATWYKSNMNGVRKDVVMTDGEDSTVSIQIKLENEGSDEELETDMLYSPQLALKLALTEWLGEFCVPHQYNSRQVPQSGAKSTAIDVSSMAAPSLCSSTTVTTVFQQPIMSPAMPPLCLDPLAHPLAKIPQEEEEVEVEKKDSDEEPMEMVVEKMVDEPEAEADPEEKHDGPVLADKMAEDLKPMDTDKESLAESKSPEESIQEDSGSDIAPMQTDDQLKQVAQTFDVFVPGPNEKPLFTAEPLTVDDLSLLAELFYLPYEHGNKAVQMLKEFNWLRANSSVVSVNCKRKETEKVAEWQSRAEKFEEMCCSVIQMFTRLSNSANRTILYDLYPYIWDIKSIISMVKSFVQWLGCRSQSSAQFLRGDQEPWAFRGGLAGEFQRLLPIEGANDLFYQPPPSLPTSKLYSIRPYFPKDEAAVYKICKEMYCEGLEDIPFPDDDPDLIGDRLVGGLLTLSSEYGFVLEDDEGICGYALGTVDVKPFIKKCEMNWIPFMQEKYNKPDCQKDLTEAEKMMLSFHEEEEGLPDSFLSNFPSLIKVDIHGKVTDPSVAKSMMGCLLSSLKANGSLGAFCKVRQTDKRMLDFYSKLGCFEVAKMEGFPKDIIIMGRSL
- the oga gene encoding protein O-GlcNAcase isoform X3, whose amino-acid sequence is MVQKDKTLEPPPVDAEQSPSPVSGEACAEAPGPVEQSGIAVEPIGHRKFISGVVEGFYGRPWTMEQRKELFRRQQKWGLNTYLYAPKDDYKHRMFWRELYSVEEAEQLMTLIAAATEHGIEFIYAISPGLDITFSNQKEVSALKRKLDQVTHFGCKSFALLFDDIDHNMCPADKEVFSSFAHAQVSITNEIYQYLGEPETFLFCPTEYCGTFCYPNVPQSPYLHTVGEKLLPGIDVLWTGPKVVSKDITVDSIEEVSKILRRAPVIWDNIHANDYDQKRLFLGPYKGRSTELIPRLKGVLTNPNCEFESNFVAIHTLATWYKSNMNGVRKDVVMTDGEDSTVSIQIKLENEGSDEELETDMLYSPQLALKLALTEWLGEFCVPHQYNITTVFQQPIMSPAMPPLCLDPLAHPLAKIPQEEEEVEVEKKDSDEEPMEMVVEKMVDEPEAEADPEEKHDGPVLADKMAEDLKPMDTDKESLAESKSPEESIQEDSGSDIAPMQTDDQLKQVAQTFDVFVPGPNEKPLFTAEPLTVDDLSLLAELFYLPYEHGNKAVQMLKEFNWLRANSSVVSVNCKRKETEKVAEWQSRAEKFEEMCCSVIQMFTRLSNSANRTILYDLYPYIWDIKSIISMVKSFVQWLDGRIHSTSFYCFWIDSGRWCRSQSSAQFLRGDQEPWAFRGGLAGEFQRLLPIEGANDLFYQPPPSLPTSKLYSIRPYFPKDEAAVYKICKEMYCEGLEDIPFPDDDPDLIGDRLVGGLLTLSSEYGFVLEDDEGICGYALGTVDVKPFIKKCEMNWIPFMQEKYNKPDCQKDLTEAEKMMLSFHEEEEGLPDSFLSNFPSLIKVDIHGKVTDPSVAKSMMGCLLSSLKANGSLGAFCKVRQTDKRMLDFYSKLGCFEVAKMEGFPKDIIIMGRSL